The window GAATGTTACTGATGAAAAGTGGTGTCAAGACATAACTGCTGAATGTACACAGAATCATGAGTTAACCAAAACCTGTTCTGATCATCAACAGAGTGCAGCAGGTCTCAAGCATCCATCAAAGGAACACAATAAAGAACACATGATGGACAGAACGACACAGAAATGATGCTTTAAAGCACAATTCTGAAAACACTTTCCAGGTTCAAAAAGCAAATTTCTTACATCAGCTGACGAATAATTTACATGTTTATCAAAGAAAATATCAGTTTGTTTCTCTTTAGAGAGATTTCCATCCTTCAATATTGTCCTCAGTGATCTAAaataggtttgggttaggttagatTAAGTTTAGAGTTAGCTTAGGTTAGTATTCCATGCTGGATTCCATGCTGCTGCGTCAGCGGTGTGTTCTGCTTCCACCTTTTCTGCCTGCGCCTCCAGAGACTTCAGGTTGTTTGTGACGTTCTTCagttcctcctccagctcagcaCATTTCCTGAGGACACAAACAGCTGcttgaaggaggagaaaaagtcAACTGAAGAAGTCAGTCAGCTTGTTGGAGGAGAAACTCACGCCTCTGCCAGCTCCGCCCTCTCCTCTGTACGCTCCAGCTCCCCTTCAACAATCACCAGTTTACGAGCCACctgtaaaaaatacacaaaaacacgtCAGCGTATCGCTGGGCTCCACGCGTTATTGTCGACTGATTATTGTCGAGAACACTCGCCTCCTCGTATTTGCGGTCGGAATCCTCTGCGATGTGTTTGGCCTCCTTCAGCTGAATTTCTTGGAgctccatcttctcctcatCTTTTAGAGCCCTGTTCTCAATCACCTTCATACCTCTGTgcgcacacacaaaacacacaacgcATTGCGTTACACACGATGTAAAAGTACGCCCTGCCACATGAGGGCCTTCAGCTAACAGTGAGAACCGCCGGGTTCACCTCTCGCTCTCGTCAGCAGCCTTCTcagcctcctccagcttctgcaGAGCCGTGGCCAGACGCTCCTGAGCGcggtccagctcctcctccaccagctggaTGCGTCTGTTCAGGGACGCCACTTCTGCTTCAGCCTGAGCACAGAcgccatcatcgtcatcatcattatcatcatcgtcgtcatcatcatctatggatgacaggacccagactatggtctgggtcctgtccagagtttcttcctcaatgagtttTTCCCTGTCACTGTTATTCATGATtgctctgttgggtttctctgtctgttaaagcactttgaaatttCTATTGCTGTGTTttagcgctttataaataaaagttggatgattgattgattgattgattgattttcatCATTATCTTCATCATTACCTATAACGAGGTCTGTGATGACTCAGACATTTTAGGTGCTGCTTCTGGCtatttaatgataataataataataataataaaataataaaaataataataataataatttaaaaaaattaataataataataataataataataataataataataataataataataataataataataataataataataataataataataataataataataataataataataataataataataataataataataataataatgtagagCTGACAGACTTTTACCGGACAAAGAAACACTTTGTGTTCTAAATGGGGCTGATCAGTGTCTGGATTTAGAACATTCTTTTAAATTCTGACAGACGCAGTCGGACATGTGAAGCGCATGCATCAGGTTTCTACACACAGTACTTGTATGTATACTGTAAAATATGAGTACatatttatactgttttttATAAGGAccaactttttctttcattctttaatAATTGATTATCCTGTATCTGATAAATTCTGttcaattctttttatttaaaaatacaatgatTGTTTTGTACATGCATGAATCGATGTATTAAAAATTAACTGTATTACAAGTACAACCTCTGATAATCCTGACCAGATTAGATGCGATTACAACAGAAGATACAGTAGCGTtcaaattgtgtttgtttgtttgtttgtttgtttgcttatttgtttatgttttgaTACATTTCTGGACTACATCAGGGAAAAGGAGATCTCATGGTAACATAATGAAATCTGTGTTAACACAGCAGGAAAGAAATTAGAAATTCAATTCAGTCAAAGGAGAGTCAGCATGTAATCTGTAATGAGTTGTTCAGATTTGTGGTCTGGCGTGAGGacagtgtgcccccccccaccaccaccaccaccacagagtTAACACGACGTGACACCAGCTGATCCGATGCCGGTCGAGCCTTTGTCCTCACTGAGACCAGTGGTGTGGTGGATTTGTGCTCCGGAGAGTCCTGGCACCACACCCCAGTCCATTTAACAGAACATGACATCcgtctgcagtgtgtgtgtgtgtgtgtgtgtgtgtgtgtgtgtgtgtgtgtgtgtgtgtgtgtgtgtgtgtgtcagacatttcctatttaaatatgtattctGAAAACACTTGTATGGTTTTACCTCCCTGCTGGACGGACTGATGAACGTCTGTACTTCTCAGCTCTGGTGAACTGATGGGTCATGTCTTCTTAGCGGCGCAGACAGATGCATTTACGAcaataaattcatattttgaCGTCACAATCAGCTGCAGTCTTTTGAAAGTTAATGAATTTAATGGAAAATTGATCTTGACAGCTTCAGTACAATGTAATTTGCTCAATTATTATTTGGTAAAGCTCCACTCTGATTGGACTAACTGATGATTtaaggtggatgaccgccctccagagtccgggtcctgcccagagatttcttcctcaatgagggagtttttcaaCGCCGCTGTCGTTtatgttctggagggttctgttgggcttttttgtctgttgaaatgttttgaaaagtcctatgattaagcgctatatttACTTACCTCAGACTACAGATTTTGGGCATTTAACTGACCCCATGCTGGTAATGCTTGTTTTAACAGTTGATGAGACATAGATTCTTCACCAGGGACTGAGTTTTAGAGAATAATAAGAGCTGTAATTCAGTATTTCCTCCTTAATTCCGTTCTTTTGCTCTCGACAGGATGGGTCATAGTCCCAGAAAGTCCTGTCTATGTGAGCCTCTAAAAAGCTTCCTACTCACTCTAATGGACTGGCTAAAAGCAGAGCCTGAAGCTGGACAGATACTGTGACCTGGAAGGAACAGATGATGCACTTAAAATGGACTCGAACCATTGTTTAGCCCCCAGCCAAGGCTGAATGTGTGACATcatggccaaagcaggactGTGAATCCCCCCAACAGCTGTGAGGGGTCCATGCAGGGCACCAGAAGAATGGAATGCCAGGAAATCACACAGGCTTGGTTTACACTGGCAGCTCCTCAGAGCCCCGTGAAGAGTCTCTGGATGCATGGATGAGAAATAAATGTTCATCCTCCTCTGTCCCCTACACACACCTTCTCTTGTCTTCCATGTCTGAGCCTCCATTGTGGTAGAGAGGAGAACAACCGGTCAAACATAGACCAGATGACCGACGTTAGTTCACCTCGGTGTCATGAACGTCTCACACCGGTGACTTACATCTGCTGCCTTCTTGTCGGCCACCTCCAGCTTCTCCTGAGCGTCTTTCAGGGCCTCGGAGTATTTGTCCAGCTCATCCTCCGTCCccttcagcttcttctgcatctgCAGAAGCTCGTCTTCATGCTGGGTTTGGGGGGGAAATCGAACAGAATTAGTagctttgaaatattaaaaaagaatgaaaataaaatatattgatcAGATCATTTTTATCCTCACacatgtttttatgtattttaatgttCCATTATTGTAGTATCAGTTGTTGAACTAGAATCATATACAACAATGATACTGGtaaactgcttttcatttttatcaagtGTAACCAGagagataataataaataaataataaaaataataaagaatatataaaaatgtataaatatatataaaaataataacaataaaatatataaatgaataaataaataaatacatacataaataaataatagttaaataaataaataaatggataaataaataattttttttttaaaaagtaaccTGAGGGAATTTCAGGTTAAACACTGAATAtattaaataagaaaatagaTGACACCTTGGGTTGTAAGTCTCTTGAAGACTTTCCAGCTAACTTTTGCACCTCTGAACCCTCAGTAAATGATGACAGTCCTGTTCCTCTAAAGTGCTGTTGGCCTCACATCTGATTCGTCTCCATTCTGTTCATTTAAAGCATGACTTTTTTCATTCAGGTGGGACTGAAATGAACCCAGTCTAGATAAACGGTGCCTTGAACTAGTTTTTGACTCGATATGATCATTCCTTGAACTCGTTCTTCATCTGTCAGTCCAGACTTTAATGAAGAAACATCATCACCGAGTCACAGACGTGTTGGTACAGAAGTCTTTTGTGTTGTTGCGAAATTTTCTTCACAAACATCATCGGCATACTCTTATATATACTCTTATTTTGTGAGTTTGTGTCCTCCTCCTTACTTCCTCTCGTAGTGAATTTAGTTTTGTCTCAAACGATttagttttgtctttttctgcagTATATCAGACACTTTGCAGCGTATGTTTCCCTTATTTCTATAACTTTTGttatttaaccaattttttcactgtttgaaATAGAGTGTAATGATGTACATACATTATTAGTAATTGTTCCTtccatttttgtatttgtggttTCTTTAATTTACTGAAACTGAATCCCAGTTTGAAGCttgggaacattttttttttgtttgagggACCAGATCATTTTCCTTCAAA of the Antennarius striatus isolate MH-2024 chromosome 14, ASM4005453v1, whole genome shotgun sequence genome contains:
- the LOC137607004 gene encoding tropomyosin alpha-3 chain-like isoform X2, producing MEAIKKKMLMLKLDKENALDQAEQAEADKKGAEERSKQHEDELLQMQKKLKGTEDELDKYSEALKDAQEKLEVADKKAADAEAEVASLNRRIQLVEEELDRAQERLATALQKLEEAEKAADESERGMKVIENRALKDEEKMELQEIQLKEAKHIAEDSDRKYEEVARKLVIVEGELERTEERAELAEAKCAELEEELKNVTNNLKSLEAQAEKYSQKEDKYEEEIKVLTDKLKEAETRAEFAERSVAKLEKTIDDLEDELYAQKLKYKAISEELDHALNDMTSM
- the LOC137607004 gene encoding tropomyosin alpha-3 chain-like isoform X1; its protein translation is MEAIKKKMLMLKLDKENALDQAEQAEADKKGAEERSKQHEDELLQMQKKLKGTEDELDKYSEALKDAQEKLEVADKKAADAEAEVASLNRRIQLVEEELDRAQERLATALQKLEEAEKAADESERGMKVIENRALKDEEKMELQEIQLKEAKHIAEDSDRKYEEVARKLVIVEGELERTEERAELAEAKCAELEEELKNVTNNLKSLEAQAEKYSQKEDKYEEEIKVLTDKLKEAETRAEFAERSVAKLEKTIDDLEDELYAQKLKYKAISEELDHALNDMTSI